One genomic window of Wolbachia endosymbiont (group B) of Eucosma cana includes the following:
- a CDS encoding zinc-finger domain-containing protein, whose product MSEVRDNNLIVCCRGDENDDGSGHPVVYLHKEGEMYCPYCSKPMSEIVNSEEFQFVEVKAVNKKERTKG is encoded by the coding sequence ATGTCAGAAGTGAGGGATAATAATCTAATAGTTTGCTGCCGTGGTGATGAGAATGATGATGGTTCTGGTCATCCAGTAGTATATTTACATAAAGAAGGAGAAATGTATTGTCCTTATTGCAGTAAGCCCATGAGTGAAATAGTAAACTCCGAAGAATTTCAATTTGTTGAGGTGAAAGCAGTGAATAAAAAGGAAAGGACCAAAGGTTAA
- a CDS encoding phosphatidate cytidylyltransferase, with the protein MVDNNFMVRILSSIVILLIFSFATYFSDLSFYLLIFSIAVLSSFEWYNLTQGNRILYIFALLLIALPNASLICLYNLPQGKYALVWLILTIWSIDIAAYFFGKNFGKTRICPIISPGKTWLGLFGAVLAGIVCTIFGSIFLSLFPIFYSPIIGVTIAILAQLGDFTESLIKRVYNVKDSGGIIPGHGGVLDRMDSFIFTAPFIAIYIS; encoded by the coding sequence ATGGTAGATAATAACTTTATGGTTAGAATATTGTCCTCAATAGTAATATTACTCATATTTTCTTTTGCTACATATTTCAGTGATTTATCATTTTATCTACTAATTTTTTCAATTGCAGTTTTATCTTCTTTTGAATGGTATAATCTAACTCAGGGCAATAGAATCTTATACATTTTCGCATTACTATTAATCGCACTACCAAATGCCTCGCTAATATGCCTATATAATCTACCACAGGGAAAATATGCATTAGTATGGCTTATCTTAACTATTTGGAGCATCGATATTGCTGCCTATTTTTTCGGCAAAAATTTTGGTAAAACTAGAATTTGTCCAATCATTAGCCCTGGGAAAACTTGGTTAGGACTTTTTGGTGCAGTCTTAGCTGGAATAGTGTGTACAATTTTTGGCTCAATATTTTTGAGTTTATTTCCAATTTTCTATTCCCCAATAATTGGCGTTACAATTGCTATTCTAGCCCAACTTGGAGACTTTACTGAATCACTCATAAAAAGAGTTTACAATGTTAAAGATAGTGGAGGTATAATACCTGGCCATGGAGGAGTACTTGACCGTATGGACAGTTTCATCTTTACTGCCCCCTTTATTGCTATTTACATAAGCTAA
- the uppS gene encoding polyprenyl diphosphate synthase — protein sequence MLNLESLPKHLAIIMDGNGRWAKNQGRVKIDGYRKGSEVVFDIAKHCTVLAIPYLTLYAFSMENWLRSENETDYLFNLFYSTLTNEDKMKFIYNCNIKLNFIGNLSLLPSKIFDQIKKAEEVTHKNDGLLLTVAVSYGAKQEIIHAINNVIKGNIDCVLEEEFEKFLYTKDLPKLDLLIRTGGEKRLSNFLLWQAAYAELYFCDTLWPDFSCQDLTKALEDYTKREKKYGR from the coding sequence ATGTTGAATCTAGAATCTCTGCCAAAACATCTAGCAATTATTATGGATGGTAATGGTAGGTGGGCAAAGAATCAAGGAAGGGTAAAAATTGATGGCTATAGAAAAGGCAGTGAGGTTGTATTTGATATTGCTAAGCATTGCACAGTCCTGGCCATACCTTACTTAACTTTGTATGCATTTTCCATGGAAAATTGGCTCAGATCTGAAAACGAAACAGACTACCTATTTAATTTATTTTACTCCACTTTAACTAATGAAGATAAAATGAAATTCATTTACAATTGTAACATTAAGTTAAATTTTATTGGCAATTTAAGTCTATTGCCCAGTAAAATATTCGATCAAATCAAAAAAGCAGAAGAAGTGACACATAAGAACGATGGTCTATTACTCACTGTTGCAGTTAGTTATGGAGCAAAGCAGGAAATTATACATGCTATCAACAACGTCATAAAAGGAAATATTGATTGCGTATTGGAAGAGGAATTTGAAAAATTTCTGTATACTAAAGATTTGCCAAAATTGGATTTATTAATTCGCACTGGTGGCGAAAAAAGGTTAAGCAATTTTTTATTATGGCAAGCAGCTTATGCTGAATTGTATTTTTGTGATACTTTGTGGCCCGATTTTTCTTGTCAAGATTTGACCAAAGCACTAGAAGATTATACAAAAAGAGAAAAAAAATATGGTAGATAA
- a CDS encoding YgfZ/GcvT domain-containing protein — protein MGYIPLANRSVISLYGPDTRDFLQGIITNDINKLSSQQAIYSLLLNPQGKYLYDFFLIEYGGYIFLECENVHLQQIIEKLDLLKTYLRVKIKDISALYKVGVLFDAKLAECSSKSQVIFQDPRHKLLGMRIIHKDEIKEPVGDFIQYEKVRITNLVPDGAKDMVQNSSFPLQYLIDKINGISFNKGCYIGQEVVNRMSRQEKFRRKLYLVEGKNALPNIGTKVINEHNEEVGELRSSVDNIGLVLLNTGKSHANLYVGGVSIKTL, from the coding sequence ATGGGTTACATACCGCTAGCAAACCGTAGTGTAATATCTTTATACGGACCAGATACGAGAGATTTTCTTCAGGGTATTATAACAAATGACATTAATAAACTAAGTAGCCAGCAGGCAATTTACTCTTTATTACTCAACCCTCAGGGAAAATATCTGTACGATTTTTTTCTCATTGAATATGGTGGATATATTTTCTTAGAGTGCGAAAATGTGCACTTACAGCAAATTATCGAGAAACTAGATTTACTTAAAACTTATTTGAGAGTGAAAATTAAAGACATTAGTGCACTATATAAGGTTGGAGTTTTGTTTGATGCTAAGTTGGCGGAGTGTAGTAGTAAGTCACAAGTTATTTTTCAAGATCCAAGGCACAAGCTGCTAGGAATGAGGATCATACATAAAGATGAAATAAAAGAACCGGTTGGAGATTTTATTCAGTATGAAAAAGTTAGAATTACAAACCTTGTCCCAGATGGAGCAAAAGATATGGTGCAAAATTCATCATTTCCGCTGCAATATTTAATCGATAAGATAAATGGTATAAGTTTTAATAAAGGGTGCTATATAGGTCAGGAAGTTGTAAATCGAATGAGCAGACAAGAAAAATTCAGAAGGAAACTTTACCTTGTTGAGGGAAAAAATGCACTTCCAAATATTGGCACTAAAGTAATCAATGAACATAATGAAGAAGTAGGAGAACTACGCTCTAGTGTTGACAATATTGGACTTGTATTGCTTAATACTGGAAAAAGCCACGCAAATTTATATGTCGGTGGAGTTAGCATTAAGACGTTATAA
- a CDS encoding co-chaperone GroES, whose product MSSVNLNVLDDNVLIKPITEEKQGGIVLPSSAEKKPTKGEVIAIGSGSRNSSGERIALTVKTGDKVFYRQWAGTEVEHDNEKYVVMKESDLLAVIK is encoded by the coding sequence ATGTCAAGTGTAAATTTGAATGTATTAGATGATAACGTGCTAATAAAGCCTATTACTGAAGAAAAACAAGGTGGAATTGTACTACCATCAAGTGCTGAAAAGAAGCCTACTAAAGGTGAAGTTATAGCAATTGGTAGTGGTTCACGCAACTCAAGCGGAGAGCGTATAGCTTTAACTGTAAAAACTGGTGATAAGGTTTTCTACAGGCAGTGGGCTGGCACAGAAGTAGAGCATGACAATGAAAAGTATGTCGTGATGAAGGAGTCAGACCTACTTGCTGTTATCAAGTAG